One Salvia miltiorrhiza cultivar Shanhuang (shh) unplaced genomic scaffold, IMPLAD_Smil_shh fragScaff_scaffold_39, whole genome shotgun sequence DNA window includes the following coding sequences:
- the LOC131002925 gene encoding CBL-interacting serine/threonine-protein kinase 12-like, which yields MEFVKGGEIFSKVAKGHLKEEVARKYFQQLISAVAFCHARGVYHRDLKPENILLDEDGNLKVSDFGLSAIPEQIKQDGLFHTFCGTPAYVAPEVLSMKGYDAAKVEKLFGRGDGGAVDLLLPGGAAAVEGGGMEVVVVVVVGGGMEVVVGPTTK from the coding sequence ATGGAGTTCGTCAAGGGCGGCGAGATCTTCAGCAAGGTGGCCAAGGGCCACCTCAAGGAGGAGGTGGCGCGGAAGTACTTCCAGCAGCTGATCTCCGCGGTGGCGTTCTGCCACGCCCGCGGCGTCTACCACCGCGATTTGAAGCCGGAGAACATCCTCCTCGATGAGGACGGCAACCTCAAGGTCTCCGACTTCGGATTGAGCGCGATTCCTGAGCAGATTAAGCAGGACGGGCTGTTCCACACTTTCTGCGGCACGCCGGCCTATGTGGCCCCGGAGGTTCTGTCGATGAAAGGGTACGACGCCGCCAAGGTCGAGAAACTATTTGGGCGGGGGGATGGAGGAGCGGTGGACCTGCTTCTCCCAGGGGGCGCCGCTGCCGTAGAAGGCGGAGgaatggaggtggtggtggtggtggtggtcggaggaggaatggaggtggtggtgggacccactacaaaataa